One genomic segment of Plasmodium vivax chromosome 9, whole genome shotgun sequence includes these proteins:
- a CDS encoding hypothetical protein, conserved (encoded by transcript PVX_092945A), protein MSKNELDIIFEHYDIGLIVLTKIHNIRKKYEDEKNSMQNDDNKLDKEDAESFEEKVRAFFLNYKMDPPHGQNDDTENGNNNGHKNDGRDVLNDQTDRQNSNKSGVRKSNSFQPTAKTKGTKREGDNSKLHNVPEGAPQKVDQRDNHSVVQNDKQSITQNADTNRTVQTNPHEITRNEVTNISTLKSEGTTGNHDMCPRNIKLKVEECDGENEPRDREHPEQVDNTSMSSHSTMSSNENPSRNLNNSNCASHNLMETKKRNAQEMGKLIKIEASGEEKDKGQTRTGQMSQIIHTEQRPQKKKQTRGSKHAERRKERKRGKQRVAVEVKRELVRNEADPNGEHPNGEHPNNTNNHHRGEKAKPRREPDDTIFPARKKNESYKKFSKRINRKKINEFVDYPDEHCFYITDLCKKGTMLSLKRNQLTNQHRDKYKFSFYPKFITPLGTNQYLPFSREVQPLSNMCMKLNLFKQLNEKPLTPGTLNEVGNPQNGKEKRPPNSCASLNEYDILQSCYQVDESHMSNHTYTLDNVENVVYNTCDCSTFMNLQKIAFDLNEGDIPAVGGNVGNPSETRLLSFNSMEGDNAKGVIQKDDGRRGDAPPKGSYEQPTATNSRSDERAAANGRGDERAAANGRGDERGATNGRGNHRATAKSRSDACKKLKNDQHNFQNKNPQQGGSVAKGKPANGETHKEATEQISTMNHLTDLVKREPTLPTTDRHHKMYNEADCILCSIDPSGVATPEHRKEHFLNMSSHLEDNIAGGSSYANGAYPAYQAYPGYAAYPAYQAYTAYQAFPQHSTYPQCATYPQCATYPQYETYATCPAYPPYSPLTLNSNLQGSPTISSHLSSNNVENYFPSADGTNCRIRNISFNPNGSLSAGVYNNPLGTPPHDSILPMSSNNYTLNRNSISIFSDGNILTDNPLPNSNLNFSCLKSDLFNTRKSFSHNNYYHHLNPYYIFNHSNDPDMTLHNYYSNGYARMNNRSSSYTGGRITNGALLFADREYINMFAKNYTKRSFLDRNPSNQDTSSGICNHNFAPFMCNQNGHLNHQISSINNMLHTNQYTDSHSGSTPHRDKNEGNSHKLSLTNRNQLLSINPFGTSTPGECFRNTSPINLENQPPLSANILIVQNAHGGQVKKMQYLLTDSSNGQICPLTDGLSVLDGPASLQDVAVHYLTDELPVRKGSGGAVRSSSNGAGGGPPKIVKHEIEDTHADAAPGAEKASPDNPIEGRHSTAQGGSPNNNEEATQVVPNSHPSLTETGYPDIRAANSEEGHQNEGPTYALANKSHRGENKETGIAGDLTCVEEGRANFPHDDKTMRRYSNTPNLAKHEKADLLWVGMGEVSRQGAELEGAPGHMFRPDADQEEQQQPRQSQPQPQRHHYHHQSQQPNPPPAEDPHFSANAQQGHLNGGGNTFLSASNQGECHNSEGPIIPLYTHQQNDAGKENKTHSSNGEVIMYPTPYYVNFLPHPIKSEPLFDGQNVYSQMREENKNAPNYHFEGNNYTIYPNKTDEVLLESTPESIIAYMNEPSPWLQLHKKDQPNESLFFNSNEQRSDTSYALNHVNYFHLQNGHYNEEDKYGRVKDINKVLVQNSENYVLTKQETYRDAPPKNVQLQSHGVNDFPLSMKNDGLGDCVMEGNVNMDIIRDELNNSGGSTLSRSTPSSAPNRMDAVNTINPVRSGNNMSIHPNSVVDKRTNRSEPPADNFHPPRGENTFVNSYLVDSHFNTPQQLQYYTEGHMMPTNFPPLNAHYAQNKFLCLKNKDQFEPGNMAPVPHTSQDNYDDRINANVEDLSVVHPYRVMETRNNVQHSYMPYDSNYYFEGLNPNSSCYGGNVDSLNPFNDDQLNASYSNCYLSRYNVDNHYGDPNERNMYEQGLLNQFRSTHGGSPFPFYNPLSAYAEGGVAKHGFAYRHVNESANINANSGQHANQHTNQHSSIILHSGSARRVGETPDDPGRNPDSFDHHDEAKADGANNNGSARSSTRNGNNIPNSNINDGGTIIQTPTLFNHEINNLYSQANMENTQNISENDPAYAQTPGSDSFNRTNEKYQPSQIGTNNNLYGSIQSDLTKNNSLCDFLPSENNDRYEMIASLTPRESPNCYLIPTSSRKHLSSFNSNATAELVSLNNSADVFNVRTTDDLTNIFANNGEQVKWDHLLDHTIPTHHDHVIPTYHNPTVYNFHHNCGGQNGVDSRTHMQNPPPYNHLASLNDILPSSLNKVVRNCSNGMTHQSNSNSRYTNSANNYNQCSACKSIPATNLSLAKMQNGSIEKDSPPSDAPRFTNRRHAHTGDDNRTDKRPNQLCSYPTSENSVAIVKQENDFSTDGARNGDASNDTQVWGPQNAACLYGTQNNPLQQIISHFNPYNDGYNGMHPVNYRPNFPNGENYHPYVAAHNFNLMNGHDENNAEGSNNPFLCMNKGPTSEQANSAITYEMTSEVNPHASTTKKSDYNIIWYNLPNGVQVKKEIFSNDLEDTTPFGSYPSGYHQSFDPNGGKRNTPLNCNHRVNSSNLRAVNSCESAYDATSNQLLNYKHQPCNNMNNLNALGNNLMNIIGFNKMCKLRDDLYCMTNLREQKGKNGTPSSYPLNGECNNTDGNNPIATTCMSDLNKLITSKEERTENVNFLLPCISRSNNPNGTDKLSPFFGNTVVGRNCLNNNNRLVQQQNALCNMLGNGGTLLGGENVDNDPTNLNRLNRLNRLNRLNHLNRLRNNNYNTYMYLFYLYKQIENGNHVSSRNVADGTNSGSGNVYVRKNLMDLNKLHPPLCKSSTPDGTNAGCEKCANEGPRNGQKTRIQQSGETQPKDAFQNVPSQNTNQDRTDQNRTNQNRTNHYRETQKPFNNRPLEADSVRNGSNEINRYIANYQNQLNCINSLKDNLLNCNVYNVGVPSKSYPQNYPIHLMNCNVMSGNTVSGTPLSGSPIGSTPPGGNSLYLNVLKNVLPPQHSNLSEQHLTEKNKLLLTEESKDHIGSNINLASNQLKNILHSDGRTPNAASPVHIPLINYYNLQLLLNYLREKQIYNSMNQAAAQVGTDMRGKKGHGGDVTARTNGTANTNGNDYDGKNSGDGKSTHKDGAKDAGKTNAKGGNAKNPRKHSYSISSVGFSNRSKRWTICPSYVCCNSALCRFKLTCNFKFLQFNQDYNTFNTPCAVYNCYKNIMNKHNYFTSTLCPQQTYLSKHSAQEHETIFNVYWHLLNKEKYQYIQNIILFLDSNLYTRAVWLLKKGYSMDDFQVQKAERKLIKLMLLVFKFTHDYKNDSGKYEHIKSFLYSLKSSHINFELMNRFLFY, encoded by the exons atgtcAAAAAATGAGTTAGATATCATCTTTGAGCATTACGATATCGGATTAATTGTTCTCACCAAAATTCACaacataagaaaaaaatatgaagatgaaaaaaacagcatGCAGAACGATGACAATAAGCTGGACAAGGAAGATGCGGAGTCgtttgaagaaaaagttaGAGCCTTTTTCCTGAACTATAAGATGGACCCTCCACATGGCCAAAATGATGATACAGAGAATGGGAACAATAATGGCCATAAAAACGATGGAAGGGATGTCCTTAATGACCAAACGGATAGGCAGAACTCGAACAAATCAGGCGTTAGGAAGAGCAATTCCTTTCAACCCACTGCAAAAACAAAGGGGACAAAACGAGAAGGCGATAATAGCAAACTTCACAATGTACCGGAAGGAGCGCCTCAAAAAGTCGACCAGCGGGATAACCACAGCGTTGTGCAGAATGACAAACAGAGTATCACCCAAAACGCAGATACTAATCGAACTGTACAGACCAATCCCCACGAAATAACCCGCAACGAAGTTACCAACATAAGTACATTAAAATCAGAAGGAACCACTGGCAATCATGATATGTGCccaagaaatataaaattaaaggtgGAAGAATGCGATGGTGAAAATGAGCCCAGAGACAGAGAGCACCCGGAACAGGTAGATAACACCAGCATGAGCAGTCACAGCACAATGAGCTCAAATGAGAACCCTTCCCGTAATCTGAACAACTCAAATTGTGCGAGCCATAACCTGatggaaacgaaaaaaagaaatgcacaAGAAATGGGAAAGCTCATCAAAATAGAGGCAAGTGGTGAAGAGAAAGATAAGGGACAAACGAGGACAGGTCAAATGAGCCAAATTATTCACACAGAGCAGCGCccacagaagaaaaaacaaacacgAGGATCTAAACACGCagagaggaggaaggaaaggaaacgggggaagcaacGCGTGGCGGTAGAGGTGAAAAGGGAACTTGTGCGAAATGAAGCggacccaaatggggaacacCCAAACGGGGAGCACCCAAATAACACAAACAATCACCACCGCGGCGAGAAGGCAAAACCCAGGAGAGAGCCGGATGACACCATTTTCCCCGCacgaaagaaaaacgaaagttataaaaaattcagcaAAAGAatcaacagaaaaaaaataaacgagtTTGTAGACTACCCAGACGAACACTGCTTTTACATCACAGATctgtgcaaaaagggaaccaTGCTATCGCTCAAGAGGAACCAATTAACCAACCAGCATAgagataaatataaattttccttttacccGAAATTTATAACCCCTCTAGGCACCAACCAGTACCTCCCATTTAGTAGGGAAGTACAGCCATTAAGCAATATGTGCATGAAGCTGAACTTATTTAAGCAGCTAAATGAAAAACCCCTCACCCCAGGCACCCTTAATGAAGTAGGTAACCCCCAGaatggtaaagaaaaaagaccACCCAATTCGTGTGCCTCACTTAACGAATATGACATTTTACAAAGCTGCTACCAAGTAGATGAAAGTCACATGTCCAATCACACCTACACCCTCGATAACGTCGAAAATGTGGTCTATAACACGTGTGATTGCTCAACCTTCAtgaatttacaaaaaattgctttCGACTTGAACGAGGGGGACATCCCAGCTGTCGGGGGGAATGTGGGCAACCCGAGCGAGACACGCCTCCTCAGCTTTAACAGCATGGAGGGGGATAACGCGAAGGGAGTTATCCAAAAGGACGACGGACGCAGAGGGGACGCCCCCCCGAAGGGAAGCTACGAGCAGCCTACAGCAACGAATAGTAGAAGTGACGAACGTGCTGCAGCCAATGGCAGAGGTGACGAACGTGCTGCAGCCAATGGCAGAGGTGACGAACGTGGTGCAACCAATGGCAGAGGCAACCACCGCGCCACCGCCAAAAGCAGAAGCGatgcatgcaaaaaattaaaaaacgaCCAGCACAATTTCCAGAATAAAAACCCACAGCAAGGGGGGAGTGTCGCCAAAGGGAAACCCGCTAATGGGGAGACACACAAAGAAGCAACAGAACAGATCAGCACGATGAACCATTTAACCGATCTTGTAAAACGCGAACCGACACTCCCCACCACCGATCGTCACCACAAAATGTACAACGAGGCAGATTGCATTTTATGCTCAATTGATCCCAGTGGCGTGGCAACCCCTGAACACAGGAAGGAACATTTCTTGAATATGAGCTCCCACTTGGAAGACAACATCGCGGGCGGCAGCAGCTACGCAAATGGTGCTTACCCAGCATACCAAGCATACCCGGGATATGCAGCATACCCAGCGTACCAAGCGTACACAGCATACCAAGCATTCCCACAACACTCAACATACCCACAATGCGCAACATACCCACAATGCGCAACATACCCACAATACGAAACATACGCAACATGCCCAGCATACCCCCCGTACTCACCGCTCACTCTCAATTCAAATCTTCAAGGAAGCCCCACGATAAGCAGCCACCTGAGCAGCAACAACGTGGAGAATTATTTCCCCAGCGCAGATGGCACAAACTGTAGGATTAGAAATATAAGTTTCAACCCAAATGGCAGCCTCTCAGCAGGTGTCTACAACAACCCTTTGGGAACTCCCCCCCATGACAGCATACTCCCCATGAGTAGTAACAATTATACCCTTAACAGAAACAGCATAAGTATATTCTCCGACGGGAACATCCTCACGGATAACCCCCTTCCAAACAgcaatttaaattttagcTGCCTCAAAAGTGACTTATTTAATACAAGAAAAAGTTTCTctcataataattattatcaCCATTTAAATCCATACTACATTTTCAACCATAGTAATGACCCGGACATGACCCTCCACAATTATTACAGCAATGGTTACGCCAGAATGAACAACCGAAGCAGTAGTTACACTGGTGGAAGAATAACCAACGGCGCTCTCCTCTTCGCAGATAGGGAATACATAAacatgtttgcaaaaaattacacGAAAAGGAGTTTCCTCGATAGGAATCCTTCCAACCAAGACACCTCATCGGGGATATGTAACCACAACTTCGCCCCGTTCATGTGTAACCAAAACGGCCATTTGAACCACCAGATAAGCAGCATAAACAATATGTTGCATACCAATCAGTACACCGACAGTCACAGTGGAAGCACCCCGCATAGAGACAAAAACGAAGGCAACTCTCACAAGCTATCACTCACAAACCGTAACCAACTACTCAGTATCAATCCATTTGGCACATCAACACCTGGGGAGTGTTTCCGCAACACCAGTCCAATCAACTTGGAGAACCAGCCTCCCCTTTCTGCCAACATTTTAATCGTCCAAAATGCACATGGAGggcaagtaaaaaaaatgcagtaCCTGCTAACCGATTCGTCAAACGGGCAGATTTGCCCACTTACAGATGGCTTGTCGGTGTTGGATGGCCCGGCAAGCCTCCAGGACGTTGCTGTGCATTATCTCACCGATGAGTTACCCGTTAGAAAGGGGAGTGGCGGTGCAGTGCGCAGTTCTAGCAACGGTGCTGGAGGAGGGCCCCCCAAAATAGTCAAACACGAAATAGAAGACACACACGCGGACGCAGCCCCGGGGGCAGAAAAAGCGAGCCCAGATAACCCCATCGAAGGTAGGCACTCAACTGCGCAAGGAGGAAGCCCCAACAATAACGAGGAAGCCACGCAGGTGGTCCCAAACAGCCACCCATCTCTCACAGAAACAGGTTATCCAGATATTCGCGCAGCCAATAGCGAGGAAGGGCATCAAAACGAAGGCCCAACTTATGCCTTGGCAAATAAATCGCACAGGGGAGAAAACAAAGAGACAGGAATTGCGGGGGATCTAACCTGCGTAGAGGAAGGCCGAGCGAATTTCCCCCACGACGATAAAACAATGAGGAGGTATAGCAACACGCCAAACTTGGCAAAGCATGAGAAGGCGGATTTGCTCTGGGTGGGCATGGGCGAAGTGAGCAGACAGGGAGCCGAATTAGAGGGCGCACCCGGCCACATGTTTCGCCCGGACGCCGAtcaggaggagcagcagcaaccGCGGCAATCGCAACCGCAACCGCAGCGGCATCACTACCACCACCAATCGCAACAGCCGAACCCGCCCCCCGCGGAGGACCCCCACTTTTCGGCGAACGCGCAACAAGGACATCtcaacggggggggaaacacctTCCTGTCCGCGTCAAACCAGGGAGAGTGCCATAATTCGGAAGGCCCCATTATTCCACTCTACACGCATCAGCAAAACGACGCagggaaagaaaataaaacacacaGCAGCAACGGCGAAGTAATTATGTACCCAACCCCGTACTATGTGAATTTCCTCCCCCACCCGATAAAAAGCGAACCCCTTTTTGATGGCCAAAATGTGTATAGCCAAATGAgagaagaaaataagaaTGCGCCAAACTACCATTTTGAGGGAAATAACTACACAATTTACCCTAACAAGACGGACGAGGTGCTCCTTGAAAGCACCCCAGAAAGTATAATTGCCTACATGAATGAACCCTCACCATGGTTGCAACTACATAAGAAGGACCAACCGAATGAGTCCCTTTTCTTCAACTCCAATGAACAAAGAAGCGACACCAGCTATGCCCTAAACCACGTAAATTATTTCCACCTGCAAAATGGGCACTACAATGAGGAAGACAAATACGGTAGAGTTAAAGACATTAACAAAGTGCTCGTTCAAAATAGTGAAAATTACGTTTTAACAAAGCAGGAAACTTACAGGGATGCCCCTCCTAAGAATGTACAATTGCAATCACATGGTGTGAATGACTTTCCACTTTCGATGAAGAATGATGGACTGGGCGACTGCGTGATGGAGGGAAATGTGAATATGGACATCATAAGGGACGAGCTGAACAACAGCGGCGGTAGCACCCTCAGCAGAAGCACGCCCAGCAGTGCGCCTAACAGAATGGACGCGGTTAACACGATTAACCCCGTCAGAAGTGGGAACAACATGAGCATCCACCCCAACAGCGTTGTGGACAAAAGGACAAACCGAAGTGAACCCCCAGCTGATAACTTCCACCCCCCACGGGGCGAAAACACATTTGTGAACAGCTACTTGGTGGATTCCCATTTCAACACGCCACAACAGTTGCAGTATTACACAGAAGGTCATATGATGCCCACAAACTTCCCACCCCTGAATGCTCATTATGCGCAAAATAAATTCCTCTGTTTGAAGAACAAAGATCAATTTGAACCTGGCAACATGGCACCGGTGCCACACACCTCACAGGACAATTACGACGATAGGATTAACGCCAATGTTGAAGATCTAAGCGTTGTCCATCCCTACCGCGTGATGGAAACGCGGAACAATGTTCAGCATAGCTATATGCCCTACGATTCTAACTACTACTTTGAAGGGCTGAACCCAAATTCCTCCTGCTATGGTGGCAATGTAGACAGCCTGAACCCATTTAACGATGACCAGCTAAATGCTTCATACAGCAACTGTTACTTAAGCAGGTATAATGTGGACAATCATTATGGCGATCCCAATGAACGGAACATGTATGAGCAGGGCCTACTTAACCAATTTAGGAGCACCCATGGGGGatcccccttccccttttacaaCCCATTAAGTGCGTACGCAGAAGGGGGAGTCGCTAAACATGGGTTCGCCTACAGACATGTAAACGAGAGCGCAAACATTAATGCGAACAGCGGTCAGCACGCCAATCAGCACACCAATCAGCACTCTAGCATAATCCTGCACAGCGGAAGCGCGCGGCGCGTGGGGGAAACCCCCGACGACCCTGGCCGCAACCCGGACTCCTTCGACCACCACGATGAAGCGAAAGCTGATGGCGCAAATAACAACGGGAGTGCACGAAGCAGTACCCGGAACGGAAACAACATCCCCAACAGCAACATTAATGACGGCGGCACGATCATCCAAACACCCACCCTTTTCAACCACGAGATTAACAACCTATATAGCCAAGCCAACATGGAAAACACACAAAATATTAGCGAAAACGACCCTGCATATGCGCAAACGCCAGGAAGTGACAGCTTTAAcagaacaaatgaaaaataccAGCCATCACAGATAGGTACAAATAACAACCTATACGGCAGCATCCAAAGCGACCTTACTAAAAACAATTCCCTATGCGACTTCTTGCCGAGCGAAAATAATGACCGTTACGAAATGATTGCCAGCTTAACCCCTAGAGAGTCACCCAACTGTTACCTTATTCCTACGAGTAGCAGAAAACATCTGAGCAGCTTCAATTCGAATGCCACCGCTGAACTGGTGAGTCTTAACAACAGCGCAGATGTGTTCAACGTTCGCACGACAGATgatttaacaaatatttttgccaACAATGGAGAGCAAGTCAAATGGGACCACCTCTTAGATCACACCATCCCCACCCACCATGATCACGTCATCCCCACGTACCATAACCCCACCGTGTACAATTTCCATCACAATTGTGGTGGCCAAAACGGGGTGGACAGTAGAACCCATATGCAGAACCCACCACCTTATAACCATTTGGCTAGCTTAAATGACATCCTCCCAAGCAGTCTCAATAAGGTTGTAAGAAACTGCAGTAACGGGATGACGCACCaaagcaacagcaacagtCGATACACAAATAGCGCGAACAACTACAACCAGTGTAGTGCTTGCAAAAGCATACCAGCAACCAATTTGAGCTtagcaaaaatgcaaaatggaagtATAGAAAAAGACAGCCCCCCCAGTGACGCCCCCCGCTTCACCAACCGCAGACATGCCCACACGGGTGATGACAACAGGACGGATAAGCGGCCAAACCAGTTGTGCAGCTACCCAACGAGTGAAAATAGCGTTGCCATCGTAAAACAGGAAAATGACTTCTCTACAGATGGAGCTAGAAATGGAGATGCATCAAATGACACACAGGTGTGGGGCCCCCAAAACGCCGCATGCCTATATGGTACACAAAATAACCCCCTCCAACAGATCATAAGCCATTTCAACCCATATAATGACGGCTACAACGGTATGCACCCCGTAAATTATCGCCCCAACTTCCCCAATGGGGAAAATTACCACCCATATGTTGCTGCCCACAATTTTAACCTAATGAACGGCCATGATGAAAACAACGCCGAGGGTTCTAACaacccatttttgtgtatgAACAAAGGTCCCACGTCTGAACAAGCCAACAGCGCCATTACATACGAAATGACTAGCGAAGTGAACCCCCATGCAAGCACTACAAAGAAGAGCGATTACAACATCATCTGGTATAATCTACCTAATGGGGTGcaagtaaaaaaggaaatattctCAAACGATTTAGAAGACACCACACCTTTTGGCAGCTACCCAAGTGGGTACCATCAATCATTtgacccaaatggggggaagcgaaacaCCCCACTGAATTGTAACCATCGCGTAAATTCTTCCAATCTTCGTGCGGTCAACTCGTGTGAGAGCGCTTACGATGCCACATCAAATCAGCTCCTAAACTACAAACACCAACCGTGTAATAATATGAACAACTTAAATGCACTGGGGAACAATTTGATGAACATCATTGGGTTCAACAAGATGTGCAAACTGCGAGACGATTTATACTGCATGACAAATTTGAGAGAgcagaaagggaaaaatggaacacCCTCAAGTTATCCACTCAACGGGGAGTGTAACAACACAGATGGGAATAACCCCATTGCCACAACCTGTATGAGCGATCTAAACAAATTGATCACTTCGAAGGAGGAGAGGAcggaaaatgtaaatttccTGCTGCCCTGCATAAGTAGAAGTAACAACCCAAACGGCACCGACAAGTtaagccccttttttggtaaCACGGTTGTCGGTAGAAACTGCCTGAACAATAACAACCGCTTAGTGCAGCAGCAAAACGCCTTGTGCAATATGTTAGGCAATGGAGGCACTCTTCTCGGGGGAGAAAACGTTGACAACGACCCGACGAACCTGAATCGCCTGAATCGCTTGAATCGCTTGAATCGCTTGAATCACCTGAATCGTCTGAggaataataattataatacctacatgtatttgttttatttgtataagCAAATCGAAAACGGCAATCATGTCAGCAGTAGAAATGTAGCTGATGGCACGAATAGCGGCAGCGGAAATGTATATGTCCGTAAAAACCTAATGGATCTGAACAAACTACACCCCCCCTTGTGTAAGAGTAGCACCCCAGATGGCACTAACGCGGGGTGCGAAAAGTGCGCTAATGAGGGACCCCGAAATGGCCAGAAAACTCGCATCCAACAAAGCGGTGAGACACAACCCAAAGATGCATTCCAAAATGTTCCCTCACAAAATACAAACCAAGACAGAACAGACCAAAACAGAACAAACCAAAACAGAACAAACCATTACAGAGAAACACAAAAACCTTTTAACAACAGACCTCTGGAGGCAGACTCAGTCAGAAATGGGAGCAACGAAATAAACAGGTACATCGCAAATTACCAAAACCAACTCAACTGCATTAACAGCCTTAAGGATAACTTGCTCAACTGTAATGTGTATAACGTAGGCGTTCCCAGTAAAAGTTACCCACAAAATTATCCTATACATTTAATGAACTGCAACGTGATGAGTGGCAACACGGTAAGTGGCACCCCCCTAAGTGGCAGCCCTATTGGTAGCACCCCCCCAGGTGGCAATTCCCTTTAcctaaatgttttaaaaaatgttctgcCTCCCCAGCATAGTAATCTTAGTGAGCAACATTTGACTGAAAAGAATAAGCTCCTATTAACTGAAGAGAGCAAAGACCACATAGGCAGTAACATTAACCTGGCTTCTAACCAACTGAAGAACATCCTCCACAGTGACGGCAGAACCCCCAATGCTGCCAGCCCCGTCCACATCCCGCTcataaattattacaatcTGCAGTTGTTGCTCAACTACCTGAGGGAAAAGCAGATCTACAACTCGATGAACCAAGCCGCTGCACAGGTTGGCACGGATATGAGGGGCAAAAAGGGCCATGGCGGCGATGTGACTGCCAGAACGAACGGTACCGCGAACACCAACGGGAACGACTACGACGGTAAGAACAGCGGTGACGGGAAAAGCACCCACAAGGACGGTGCGAAGGATGCTGGGAAGACGAatgccaaaggggggaacgcCAAAAATCCGAGGAAGCACAGCTATTCCATATCCTCCGTGGGGTTCAGCAACAGAAGCAAGAG ATGGACCATTTGCCCCTCTTACGTCTGCTGCAACAGCGCCCTCTGCAGATTCAAGCTCACGTGCAATTTCAAGTTTCTGCAATTCAACCAGGATTATAACACGTTTAACACGCCATGCGCTGTATACAACTgctacaaaaatattatgaacaAGCATAATTACTTTACCTCCACATTGTGCCCACAACAGACGTACCTATCCAAGCACTCAGCGCAG gagcaCGAAACCATTTTCAACGTCTACTGGCACCTGCTGAACAAGGAAAAGTATCAGTACATACAAAACATTATCCTCTTCCTGGACAGCAATTTATATACGCGAGCCGTGTGGTTACTAAAAAAGGGCTACAGCATGGACGACTTCCAAGTCCAGAAGGCGGAAAGGAAATTGATAAAGTTGATGCTCCTAGTTTTCAAATTTACCCATGACTATAAAAATGACAGTGGGAAGTACGAGCATATTAAGTCCTTTCTGTATTCCCTCAAGAGCAGCCACATCAATTTTGAGCTCATGAATCGCTTCCTCTTCTACTGA